The Raphanus sativus cultivar WK10039 chromosome 6, ASM80110v3, whole genome shotgun sequence sequence ttaatctcaatatatattttagaacatttttttaatctcaatatatattttagaacattttttaatctcaatatatgttttaaaacattttttttaatctcaatatatgttttagaacatttttttaatctcaatatatattttagaacattttttaatctcaatatatgttttagaacatttttttaatctcaatatatgttttagaacttattttttaatctcaatatatgttttagaacatttttttaatctcaatatatgttttagaacttattttttaatctcaatatatgttttaaaacattaaaatgttGCAAGAGATGATaagttaaaatgtaaaattcaaGAGATGATAAGTTAAAATGCAAGAGAAGCAAGATACTTGTGTTAAAATGATGATAAGGTAAAATGCAAGAGATGATACTTGTGTTAAAATGATGATACGTGTGATGAGATGATACTTGTGAGAAGCAAGAGATGATGAGAAGGAAGAGATGATACTTGTGATACTTGACAGAGTGCTTCAgtcttaaaaatattacagtCTTAAAAACAGAGTGCTTCACCGTTACACTACAACCTCTCCGAGATGATAGGAGAAAAAACAAGATAAGTTAAAAGTTTTGATGTAGGAAACAAGAGGATACAACTACAACTACTTATACAACATAAGTGAACAGAACATCCCGTGACTGTCTTGGTTCACATGCGCCAAAGACCAAAAGACTTTCCCATCTCCAAAGCACCCGTGACTTGGTTCACATGCCTACTGCAGAACCTGAAAAGAGACAACAGTTAGCTAAATGTAAAATATGCAAGTAGACGTTGAAAAATATGCAACATAGTTAAtgtaaaacatgaaaaaaaatatgCAAGTACACAGCCTAAACTCATAGCTAAATGACAATACCTAAACTCATAGCTAAATGACAATACCTAAACTCATATTAGAGCAGACATAAGTTTCATTTTAAGAGTTGTTTCCATCTCATTGAGAGGCTCTTTTTTGGCAAGTAGACGTTCAAGGAGGTTCTGTGTTGAGACTTCTTTTTTCACTTGCATGATGGCCTCTATCTTCGTCAGAGCCTCTTCTTTaccactcttcttcttcttagcgGCCGCTTTAGCAGCCTTAAGCCCCATAGGTCTAGGCTCTTCTTCTGCTGTATCAACCTCCACGACTTTGCGCTTATCCTTCCCACCGTCCTTAGCCACAAAAGAGGAGGACCATTTCTGGTCATGCCTCAGCTCCCTCCAGGCATGTTCCATGCTAAATCTCACCGAGTGCTGATTGAAGAAGCGGTCTAGTGCAGTTTTCATCACATCATCTTCGTTTTGACCACTTCTCTGCTCCCTCAAAGCCGCGTCGTAGCATCCAACGAACTTGCAGACTTGGTCATTAATCCTAGACCACCTCTGCTTGCACTGACCAAGAAGCCTAGGCGTTCTTCCCACCAGCTGGGGGCTTGCGTTGTAGTAGTCTACGATCCTGCTCCAGAACGTGTTAGCTTTCTGGTCATTGCTCACCACAGGATCTTTACTTGTGTTGAGCCAAGCACCAATGAGGATTTTATCCTCAGTGGGAGACCATTTACTCCTCACCTTCACAGCAGACTCATCTTGACTGGGACCACTCAACCAAACGGGTTCGGGGGATTCAAGGTCTACTGAATATTGACTATTCAGTAGATTTACAAAACCAGGGGTCGTATTCATAGTGAGGGAATGGTTTGTGTCACTCTACTAGCAACACAAAACCTTAAGTAAGCGATCTAAACCTAAAGAAACATTTAACACAATAAATCTTGGCAGGTAGGAAGGTAATAAGACTAGTACAGATAATTAACTAAAGCTTTTAAAACTACAACTACAATAAATCAGACTAGTACTGATAATTAACTAAGCAAGACGGAAGTGATATATAACTATATTGCTTTAAAACTAACATTTAAAGCATTTCAGTATCATTTAACACCAATCAAATCTCAACATTTAAAAACTACAACTAGTATCAAATCCTATACAAATTGATTCAGTGATCTCAACGTTTAAAACTACAACTAGTATATTGTAGAGACTTCGAAGAGTACCTTTTATTACAAACAGTCGGGACTTCAGATTGCCGCGTAAGACTTCAGCTTGTACGTACCCTTTGAAGCTCTTCCTGCAAACACACGAGATAAAACAGTTAAACGCTTTTAAAAAATGCAGACACAACAATCAAAAGGAAGAGGACAGAAACTCACCACACAGATAGATGAACACCAAACCCATTAACAGTAATACACAAACCAGGAGACAAACCACCACTGTCTTCTCTAGCTTCACCAGCTTCTGCTCACTCTTAATACCTTGATCCTTAAGCTGGCTGAGTTGTGTCTGCAAGTCATCACTCATCTCCTCCATAGCCATAAGGTCTGTTGAGTTGTTTCTGCTGAGTTGTGTAACAGGCTCAGCTCGAGGTGGGTACTCAGTCGGCTCTCCGATCATGTAGCTGACTGTAACTGTAATCATGTCCCATGTTAAcctgaaagagaagaagaaaaaatattaattaacaagtCAAGAGGCAGAGCACAAGAAGCATCGTTTCAAAACAGTAAACACATAAGAACAAACGCAAAGATCATATAAGCCTCGATACAAACCAATCTCGTTTTGAAACCGTAAAAAAAAAACCGATCCCCAAATCGAGTGATATCAAAATCGATTTGAAACCCTAACCATAAACGAAAAGATCTAGAAATTGATTGAAACCAAAACCTTGTTGAAACCCTAATCACAAACGAAATAATCCCCAAATCGATTGAAAATCCAAATCGTTTTGAAACCCTAAACTTCAAAcgaaaaatcaacaaaaacgaTTGAAAACCAGAAAACGAACCCTTATTTGAGAGGAAACAAACATGCAACCTAATCTAAAACCGTAAATGAACAAGAAAAAGCTTCGATTTACCTCGGGTTTTCACAATCGCGAAATCGTCTTTGAGTCGCCTTGGTTTCGCCTTCGAGTCGagaccagttttttttttctccaacgAAACAAATGACATCGAATTTTTTTAACATGGCAAACCACTTGTTCAGTCTCACCAACCAGAGCGCGCCACGCACTTAAGGATTTACTCCTTAAAATCCTTAGTGACGGACCAATCCTTACCAATCTCGccctatttaatatttttttaatccttTAATCATAGGTTTAAACGCTAAGAATCGTGTAAATACACCGTTGCAGGTGGTCTTATATCTTTTACATACAAAGAACTGGTAatgatttgaacaaaaaaaaaagaactggtAACGAAACGGGAATAGATAGAATCAAATCAAGTAAAGACgcagaaaaatatttttaaaaagatcatAAAGTTGAATAGGAGTGTCATTATAAGAAAACCAGAAACAAGTTGTTAAAAAGACATTCGACAATCAATGTGATTCAGGAAAGCAAGGAGCACATAAGGTCGGTGttcttcatcatcattatcatcatcttcaacaACTCCATTATGGAAAGATACCTCGTCTGCTATTCCTTTAAATTCGAATCTTCTCCAGCTGTTTCTCACCGGATcacataacaaaatataaaacgaTTGGCCATCCCTTTCTGGCACATAAATAAACTCACCAGCATGAGTGAGACCTGTTAGGTTCAAATCAGTACACAGTATATGGTCACCTAAAGGTGAAACAAAGTCTTGACATGACCACTTGTGTTTCTGTGCATCCTCCAAAATCCAGAATCTTCTTTGATCATAATCATCAAAACAAGCTAACCTTCCCTTATAAGTGATCAGCAAATCCCCATTAAATCCTGATGGTAGTTTAATCATATTGAACTTTTCAGATCTGACATCACAGCTCACTACCACATAATCAAAGCTTTGACAAGTAGATGCTAGATAATATATCACACCCTGAATGCATCGGCCAACTGTATCCATGTTAGAACGATGCTTATAATTTGTTTTGACAGTTCTCCATGATTCTTGAGATGATCCCAATGTAAAAATTCGGCACACATAACAAGTCCTTTTATAAGGAATGCACACTACTTTGTGTTTACCTTCAATGGGATCATACtctaaaaacaatattattttgttcCAGTCCTTACATGGCGTGGGTATAGTTGGTAAAGTTATGAACTTTCTCGTGCTAGGGTTCCAAACTATCGGGTTTTCTGACTTGAAGCAGATCAGGCCATGGACAGATTCGGTAGATAAGAATCGACTATAAATACGTGGGAGTTTCTTCATATGATGATGAACAAAAGACAGTGAAGAAGAGTAGGACCTTTTTGAATTATGAGTATGCTGTGGAATAGAGGAAACAAACAAGTCGTCATCtttttggaaacaaagaagaaggcGAGGCCGTGGGAAAGGTGGCTCGGAGGTGATTGATGACCAAAGCTTCGACACACAACTAAATCTCTATGATTAGTTCGGTAGGAATGAATCGTATGTTTGTTATcctctccttttctttttgcttcATATTtactcaaaaccctaatttgatCATAAGAGACACTTGTATTTATATAACAATTACacctcctttttttttgtcaacccaaTTTCCATTAAATGGAAACATATGCCCAATGGGCATTACATAAGTGATAAGTGAGATCAAACCAAACCCTTTACAATAAAAGCCCAATACTAAGCCCAACACAGAAAACCTGAATTAATCAACAGAAAGACATTTGCTTTTCAACGTGTCTTGAATTGCGGCTTCATGGAGGCCACCACGAAGGGAAGAGGTTGCAGAGTCGCCAGAAACGGCACCGACTCACTCTCCGGTGATCCAAACTGAACGATTTTCAGAGCTAAACCCCTCAGAAGTTTGATTTCACTTGATTGCTTCCCTCTCGCCATCGCCTCGGTCTCTCAAAATCTCCATCTTCTTTATTGGATATGACATATACCAAGAAGCTTCGATCAATTTAGTAACACTAACAGCCGTTGTCGAAACACCTATTTTATAGTAAGCTTCAACTCTTCTTGAGCTGGACCAAACTGTGAAGACAAACATGAAAAACTCAAATCTCCATCCCTTAAGAATATTTTGCCTAAATTTTATAGAAGTAAAGATTGATTTCATCAGGGAAAAGGATTGAGGATGaccaataaagaaaaaaaattttggAGAAGCATTTGGGATATGATGATTTCCGGTAACCCGAAAATACATCGAAATGAAAATGAGAGAAGAAGCTTTTCATAACTCTGAAATTAGTcggatattttattaaaatcaacCAAAACAGAGATAAATGTAAGAACTCGAAGAACTGCTCTGTTTATTGATTGAAACACAACAAAATCACCTAAGTGAAAAAGAAATCGCCAAAGCGGAGTTATCTCCTTCTGTAATCAAACTCTATCCTCTGAAAGATTTTTGTCTGATAAGAGGTATAGAGAGATTTAGAGAGAGAGGTTTCTCTCTAGGAGAGGAGTCAAAGTTTCATATAACAATTGcaccttaaaaaaaaaaaggcaaaacACTAAAAAGCTACCTAATCTATCTATATcgttaaaatagaagtacaaaaCTGAATCAGGCTGAATTTTTCATCTTATTTACTATGATATGTCACTcaaatattaaatgaaattatatttaaggaggttttgtcttttttttttatttatcttctatattaaaatagaagtaccatttttatctactatttaTAAGTCATAATAGGTCCATTTCATTAGTTACATAATATCACATAATAATCAATAATAATAttgataataaattaattttacctataaatttaaattttacttttagttataacaaaatatgttgAGAAATCTAACAAAATCCAACTAAACTTTTGAAAACACTTATATTAAATTCTAGATAAATTAATTTCGAAAATcctaataaattttttaaaatactatattaaattctaaattaattaatttcgtaattaataataaaatattaataaaattttattataaaaaagttcTATGCTAATTGCttataaatttagaattataATCTGCgttgtattaaaatagaagtattatataaaatatgaaaaataaattaaattagtaaattaacctatttaatttcttaaaaattctttcatttaaataaattatcatttaccATTAAACGGTTAAAATTTTTAactacataatattttataacaaaataaagttattaaGAAATTTCGAAACCTAAATTTAATACACTTTTAAAAAGATTagtaaaataaatgtatatatataaaattttaaaatacataaactgtgtacaaaaatcataaatttatgaAACAAATAACAGCAACAAAAATAATCTTGCACGTAGACAATTGAAATgagtattaaataaataataaatatgttgacaaaaaagttgacaaaaaaatatgttgacaaaaagaaataatgataaatataaatatctacaCATGAGTGTACAGTAGTGAAAATGAGTCTTGCCACATGGGATTATTATCCTATCtgtatcccctatatattaacgGAGAAGCATTGCAACTTTTAAGTGTAGTCATGTGTCATCACCAGATTGATTTTGAGAATCATTAGAAAAAAGGTTGGTCCATCtaactatatattatacttttgattaaattaattattaatatataaatatatacttcatttttttcttaaataaaagctacggattTACCttatatgattaacatatatatatgataattaatgatgttgaataataatgatttgtattaatttttgtatcctgcataattttagtttaatttatattgttaaaaactttaaacaatcacattaaccagAGCCGAACCGAAAAACtagaaaatcaaaattgaaCCGAAAACCGTATGGACACccaaatttctataatatagtttatatacttataaagataatcatataatttttaaatattatttttaaattgaaataccaaaaacagaattacaaaaataattgtatctgaaatatttaaaattatcttaGTTATTCAAAGTTTTATCCGAAAtctaaaaaatgataattaaacaaaaatcagttttttttggtttttataacCGAATTAACAAAAACTGGAACCAAACCAGAACAATATGTGATCAGAAATTAATTTGGATATTAGCTGATACTCAATTTTGTTACTTAAAGTGAACGTAAATTAAATAAtcacaccaaattttttaaatatttgaacggATCCTAAACCTCAACCAAAGAACCGAAATAatcaaactgaaaccaaaaaccaaatgCACTATACCAAacaattattgatttatttttgatcGCAAAAAATATTAGACAAATAATtcaattatgaaataaaatttaagtttttataaaaaaaaattaccctGCGCAGTGCGCGGGTTATTACCCAGTAAATAGTTACAACGTAatcattttaattcttttttttttttgattttctgACAGTGAAACCCTAATTCTCTCCGTCTCTGTCGCAATTCTATTGTTGTTTCTTTCGCAAtggtatctctctctctctctctctctatatatatatatatatatatatatattatatcttcCTCTTTTTTCCACTAGTCATGATCCGATTTGATCTTTCTGGGTAACCCAACTAATATCTCGAATTTTTGTTTGAATTCGTTTTCCTTTGCAGGCGGATTCTCCGAGAATGAGGTAGATTTC is a genomic window containing:
- the LOC108808208 gene encoding glutathione S-transferase T3-like, which codes for MNTTPGFVNLLNSQYSVDLESPEPVWLSGPSQDESAVKVRSKWSPTEDKILIGAWLNTSKDPVVSNDQKANTFWSRIVDYYNASPQLVGRTPRLLGQCKQRWSRINDQVCKFVGCYDAALREQRSGQNEDDVMKTALDRFFNQHSVRFSMEHAWRELRHDQKWSSSFVAKDGGKDKRKVVEVDTAEEEPRPMGLKAAKAAAKKKKSGKEEALTKIEAIMQVKKEVSTQNLLERLLAKKEPLNEMETTLKMKLMSALI